A single region of the Streptomyces sp. ITFR-16 genome encodes:
- a CDS encoding bifunctional (p)ppGpp synthetase/guanosine-3',5'-bis(diphosphate) 3'-pyrophosphohydrolase, translating to MPDEAQPVAAPQPDKPAAAPATPAKQQPAEKPKPPAPEPGAGPAPAEANGPAPAAPAQPATPAAPAPTTPKPPAKPATGATAPAGPAARTGGGSSNRVRARLARLGVQRSSPYNPVLEPLLRIVRSNDTKIETSTLRQIERAYQVAERWHRGQKRKSGDPYITHPLAVTTILAELGMDPATLMAGLLHDTVEDTEYGLDTLRRDFGDQVALLVDGVTKLDKVKFGEAAQAETVRKMVVAMAKDPRVLVIKLADRLHNMRTMRYLKREKQEKKARETLEIYAPLAHRLGMNTIKWELEDLAFAILYPKMYDEIVRLVAERAPKRDEYLAIVTDEVQSDLRAARIKATVTGRPKHYYSVYQKMIVRGRDFAEIYDLVGIRVLVDTVRDCYAALGTVHARWNPVPGRFKDYIAMPKFNMYQSLHTTVIGPSGKPVELQIRTFDMHRRAEYGIAAHWKYKQEAVAGASKVRTDIPKNTGRGQDTVNDMAWLRQLLDWQKETEDPSEFLESLRFDLSRNEVFVFTPKGDVIALPAGATPVDFAYAVHTEVGHRTIGARVNGRLVPLESTLDNGDLVEVFTSKAAGAGPSRDWLGFVKSPRARNKIRAWFSKERRDEAIEQGKDAIARAMRKQNLPIQRILTGDSLVTLAHEMRYPDISSLYAAIGEGHVAAAGVVQKLVQALGGEDAANEDIEESTPPSRSRNKRRANTDPGVVVKGVEDVWVKLARCCTPVPGDPIIGFVTRGSGVSVHRADCVNVDSLSQQPERILEVEWAPTQSSVFLVAIQVEALDRSRLLSDVTRVLSDQHVNILSAAVQTSRDRVATSRFTFEMGDPKHLGHVLKAVRGVEGVYDVYRVTSARRP from the coding sequence TTGCCAGACGAGGCCCAGCCAGTCGCCGCCCCGCAGCCCGACAAGCCCGCGGCGGCCCCCGCCACGCCCGCGAAGCAGCAGCCCGCGGAGAAGCCGAAGCCCCCGGCCCCCGAGCCCGGCGCGGGCCCGGCGCCCGCCGAGGCGAACGGCCCCGCGCCCGCCGCCCCCGCGCAGCCGGCCACCCCCGCCGCCCCGGCCCCGACCACGCCGAAGCCGCCTGCGAAGCCCGCCACGGGCGCGACGGCGCCCGCAGGCCCGGCGGCCCGCACGGGCGGCGGCTCTTCCAACCGAGTCCGGGCCAGGCTGGCCCGGCTCGGGGTGCAGCGCTCCAGCCCGTACAACCCCGTGCTCGAACCGCTGCTGCGGATCGTCCGCAGCAACGACACCAAGATCGAGACCTCCACGCTCCGCCAGATCGAGCGCGCCTACCAGGTCGCCGAGCGCTGGCACCGGGGGCAGAAGCGCAAGAGCGGCGACCCGTACATCACGCACCCGCTCGCCGTGACGACGATCCTCGCCGAGCTGGGCATGGATCCGGCCACTCTGATGGCGGGTCTGCTGCACGACACCGTCGAGGACACCGAGTACGGCCTGGACACCCTGCGCCGCGACTTCGGCGACCAGGTCGCGCTGCTCGTCGACGGCGTCACCAAGCTGGACAAGGTCAAGTTCGGCGAGGCCGCCCAGGCCGAGACCGTGCGCAAGATGGTCGTCGCCATGGCCAAGGACCCGCGCGTCCTGGTCATCAAGCTCGCCGACCGGCTGCACAACATGCGCACCATGCGCTACCTCAAGCGGGAGAAGCAGGAGAAGAAGGCCCGCGAGACGCTGGAGATCTACGCCCCGCTCGCCCACCGCCTGGGCATGAACACCATCAAGTGGGAGCTGGAGGACCTCGCCTTCGCGATCCTCTACCCGAAGATGTACGACGAGATCGTCCGCCTCGTCGCCGAGCGGGCCCCCAAGCGCGACGAATACCTCGCCATAGTGACCGACGAGGTCCAGTCCGACCTGCGCGCCGCCCGCATCAAGGCCACCGTCACCGGCCGGCCGAAGCACTACTACAGCGTCTACCAGAAGATGATCGTGCGGGGCCGCGACTTCGCCGAGATCTACGACCTGGTGGGCATCCGCGTCCTCGTCGACACCGTCCGGGACTGCTACGCGGCGCTCGGCACCGTCCACGCGCGATGGAACCCGGTCCCCGGCCGGTTCAAGGACTACATCGCGATGCCCAAGTTCAACATGTACCAGTCGCTGCACACCACGGTGATCGGCCCCAGCGGCAAGCCCGTCGAGCTCCAGATCCGTACGTTCGACATGCACCGCCGCGCCGAGTACGGCATCGCCGCGCACTGGAAGTACAAGCAGGAGGCCGTCGCCGGCGCCTCCAAGGTGCGCACGGACATCCCCAAGAACACCGGCCGGGGCCAGGACACCGTCAACGACATGGCCTGGCTGCGCCAGCTCCTGGACTGGCAGAAGGAGACGGAGGACCCCAGCGAGTTCCTGGAGTCGCTGCGCTTCGACCTCTCGCGCAACGAGGTCTTCGTCTTCACGCCCAAGGGCGACGTGATAGCGCTGCCGGCCGGCGCCACCCCCGTCGACTTCGCCTACGCCGTCCATACGGAGGTCGGCCACCGCACCATAGGGGCGCGGGTCAACGGGCGGCTCGTGCCGCTCGAATCGACCCTCGACAACGGCGACCTGGTGGAGGTCTTCACCTCCAAGGCGGCCGGCGCGGGCCCCTCCCGCGACTGGCTCGGCTTCGTCAAGTCGCCCCGGGCGCGCAACAAGATCCGCGCCTGGTTCTCCAAGGAGCGCCGCGACGAGGCGATCGAGCAGGGCAAGGACGCCATCGCGCGGGCCATGCGCAAGCAGAACCTGCCGATCCAGCGGATCCTGACCGGCGACTCGCTGGTCACCCTCGCCCACGAGATGCGCTACCCCGACATCTCGTCCCTGTACGCGGCGATCGGCGAAGGCCATGTCGCGGCGGCGGGCGTGGTGCAGAAGCTGGTGCAGGCGCTCGGCGGCGAGGACGCGGCCAACGAGGACATCGAGGAGAGCACCCCGCCCTCCCGCAGCCGCAACAAGCGCCGCGCCAACACCGACCCCGGTGTCGTCGTCAAGGGCGTCGAGGACGTCTGGGTCAAGCTGGCGCGCTGTTGTACACCCGTGCCCGGCGACCCGATCATCGGCTTCGTCACCCGGGGCAGCGGCGTCTCCGTGCACCGGGCCGACTGCGTCAACGTCGACTCCCTCTCCCAGCAGCCCGAACGGATCCTGGAGGTCGAATGGGCGCCCACCCAGTCCTCCGTCTTCCTGGTCGCCATCCAGGTCGAGGCGCTGGACCGCTCGCGGCTCCTGTCGGACGTCACACGGGTCCTGTCGGACCAGCACGTCAACATCCTGTCCGCCGCCGTGCAGACCTCCCGCGACCGGGTGGCCACCTCGCGCTTCACCTTCGAGATGGGTGACCCCAAGCACCTCGGGCACGTCCTGAAGGCCGTACGGGGCGTGGAGGGCGTCTACGACGTCTACCGGGTGACCTCGGCCCGCCGGCCGTAA
- a CDS encoding DUF349 domain-containing protein translates to MSSDPWGRVDETGTVYVRTADGEQVVGSWQAGSPEEALAYFERKYEGIVVEIGLLERRVKTTDLSAKDATTAIEHLRGQVDEHHAVGDLDALRKRLDALVATVESRREERKAQKAKQTDEAKHAKEALVAEAEELAQSEQWRSAGERLRALVDTWKGLPRLDRKSDDELWHRFSHARSAFSKRRKAHFASLDAQREEARKAKEKLVVEAESLSGSTDWGTTAARYRDLMTEWKAAGRAQREAEDDLWNRFRGAQDVFFAARSEVFAERDAEQGENLKLKEELATEAEKLVPVKDLKAARAAFRALNERWEAIGHVPRDARPKVEGRMQAVERALQEAEESEWRRTNPEARARAAGLTGQLQAAVDKLRTQIDTARASGNNARADKLARELEGRQALLDQALKGLEEFGG, encoded by the coding sequence GTGAGCAGCGACCCGTGGGGCCGAGTCGATGAGACAGGCACCGTGTACGTGCGTACAGCCGACGGCGAGCAGGTCGTCGGATCGTGGCAGGCCGGTTCACCGGAGGAGGCCCTGGCCTACTTCGAGCGCAAGTACGAGGGCATTGTGGTCGAGATCGGCCTCCTCGAACGGCGGGTGAAGACCACCGATCTGTCCGCGAAGGACGCGACGACCGCCATCGAGCATCTGCGCGGACAGGTCGACGAGCACCACGCCGTCGGCGATCTGGACGCGCTGCGCAAGCGGCTGGACGCGCTGGTGGCGACGGTCGAGTCGCGGCGCGAGGAGCGCAAGGCCCAGAAGGCGAAGCAGACCGACGAGGCGAAGCACGCCAAGGAGGCTCTGGTCGCCGAGGCCGAGGAGCTGGCGCAGAGCGAGCAGTGGCGCTCCGCGGGCGAGCGGCTGCGGGCCCTCGTGGACACCTGGAAGGGCCTGCCGAGGCTCGACCGCAAGTCCGACGACGAGCTGTGGCACCGCTTCTCGCACGCCCGCTCGGCGTTCTCCAAGCGCCGCAAGGCGCACTTCGCCTCGCTGGACGCCCAGCGCGAGGAGGCCCGCAAGGCCAAGGAGAAGCTGGTCGTCGAGGCCGAGTCGCTCTCCGGGTCCACGGACTGGGGCACGACGGCCGCCCGCTACCGCGACCTGATGACGGAGTGGAAGGCCGCGGGCCGCGCCCAGCGCGAGGCCGAGGACGATCTGTGGAACCGTTTCCGCGGGGCCCAGGACGTCTTCTTCGCCGCGCGCAGCGAGGTCTTCGCGGAGCGTGACGCGGAGCAGGGCGAGAACCTCAAGCTCAAGGAGGAGCTCGCCACCGAGGCCGAGAAGCTGGTGCCGGTGAAGGACCTGAAGGCGGCCCGTGCCGCGTTCCGGGCCCTCAACGAGCGCTGGGAGGCCATCGGACATGTCCCGCGTGACGCCCGCCCGAAGGTCGAGGGGCGGATGCAGGCCGTGGAGCGGGCGCTCCAGGAGGCCGAGGAGTCCGAGTGGCGCCGCACCAACCCGGAGGCGCGTGCGCGTGCCGCAGGTCTGACGGGGCAGCTCCAGGCGGCCGTGGACAAGCTGCGTACGCAGATCGACACGGCCCGCGCCTCGGGCAACAACGCCCGTGCGGACAAGCTGGCCCGTGAGCTGGAGGGCCGGCAGGCGCTCCTGGACCAGGCGCTCAAGGGCCTGGAGGAGTTCGGCGGCTGA